One Aegilops tauschii subsp. strangulata cultivar AL8/78 chromosome 7, Aet v6.0, whole genome shotgun sequence genomic window carries:
- the LOC109744371 gene encoding calcium/calmodulin-regulated receptor-like kinase 2 produces MADRAKVVAVVVAAGVGAAVLAAACVFLAIWMYRRRASVVARTRTRSLESSTATLRANGSTASLDSSVSVSVVSESVADWGHSPLPPGKRVAFWGWRGATNARDQPLSVSGIPKYHYKDLQKATNNFTTILGQGSFGPVYKAVMATGEVVAVKVLASDSTQGEREFQTEVILLSRLHHRNLVNLVGYCVEKGQHILMYEYMSNGNLATLLYGDNKRSLSWQERLQIAHDVSHGIEYLHEGAVPPVIHRDLKSANILLDESMRAKVADFGLSKEEVFDGSKSGLKGTYGYMDPDYMSTNKFTKKSDVYSFGIILFELITAINPQQGLMEYIDLAAIGGEGKVDWDEILDKNLLGGSIPEEARVLADVAYRCINRSPRKRPWISEVTQAISRLRQRQMTLPRSETRTVLRRIEYQHVELSDLAGMKELTPVGA; encoded by the exons ATGGCCGATAGGGCGAAGGTCGTGGCCGTCGTGGTCGCCGCCGGCGTGGGCGCGGCGGTGCTCGCGGCGGCGTGCGTGTTCCTGGCCATCTGGATGTACCGGCGGCGGGCCAGCGTGGTGGCGCGGACGCGGACGCGGTCGCTCGAGTCCTCCACGGCCACGCTGCGGGCCAACGGCTCCACCGCCAGCCTCGACTCCAGCGTCTCCGTCTCCGTCGTCTCCGAGAGCGTCGCCGACTGGGGCCACAGCCCGCTGCCGCCGGGGAAGCGCGTCGCCTTCTGGGGCTGGCGGGGCGCCACCAACGCCAGGGACCAGCCCCTCTCCGTCTCCGGGATCCCCAAGTACCACTACAA GGATCTGCAGAAGGCTACCAACAACTTCACCACGATTCTGGGGCAAGGGTCGTTTGGTCCTGTGTACAAGGCTGTAATGGCTACCGGTGAAGTCGTGGCTGTAAAGGTTCTCGCGAGCGATTCTACGCAAGGGGAAAGAGAGTTCCAGACAGAG GTAATTTTGCTTAGTCGGCTGCATCATAGAAATCTTGTTAATTTGGTTGGATATTGCGTGGAAAAAGGCCAACACATTCTGATGTATGAGTACATGAGCAACGGGAATCTGGCAACTCTTCTGTATG GTGATAATAAACGGAGTTTGAGCTGGCAAGAGAGGCTACAAATAGCTCACGACGTCTCTCATGGGATTGAGTACCTGCATGAAGGG GCTGTCCCGCCTGTTATTCACCGAGACCTAAAGTCTGCTAATATACTCTTGGACGAATCAATGAGGGCCAAG GTTGCAGACTTTGGTCTATCAAAGGAGGAAGTATTTGATGGAAGTAAGTCAGGTCTCAAGGGCACCTATGGATATATGGACCCTGATTACATGTCCACCAACAAGTTCACAAAGAAGAGCGATGTTTACAGTTTTGGCATAATACTTTTTGAACTCATAACAGCCATAAATCCACAACAAGGCTTAATGGAGTACATTGACCTA GCAGCGATTGGAGGGGAAGGAAAGGTGGACTGGGATGAGATACTCGACAAGAACCTCCTTGGCGGGAGCATTCCGGAAGAGGCAAGGGTCCTTGCCGATGTCGCCTACCGGTGCATCAACAGGAGCCCAAGGAAGCGGCCATGGATATCAGAGGTCACCCAGGCCATTTCAAGGCTAAGGCAGCGGCAGATGACTTTGCCGAGGAGCGAGACCAGGACCGTGCTAAGGAGGATAGAGTACCAGCACGTGGAGCTCAGCGATCTCGCCGGCATGAAAGAACTCACGCCGGTAGGAGCCTGA